ctgtgtgtgtgcatgcatttgtgtttatgtgtgcgtgcatgcgacTGTATACACTGAATAAATTATATATGTGGTCTTCACATATGAGCGTATACGTCATAGTGCTTGATTGCTGTGGGAGTATCTCTCCTGTACATACATTTGCGTAAATGTATGTCCATCCCCATCcacagtgtgtgtcactgaCATCAAGTGCTTCACTTGTGGTGTGTGGGGATTGTCCCCACATAGCCTGCCTATTTGCATGTTCATTCAGCAGATGAATGGTTAAAAAGCTGCCTTTTTTCTCAGTAATTGTGGATAGAAGAGAGGATGACTCAGGAGGGTAGATAATAACTCGGGTCTCTAGTAGGCTTTTAGCTTCACTGCAGCCAGTTCAGAGAGACTGAGTCCTACTAGCCAACAGAGATTAATCAGGGACGTTTGCTCTTTTAGTGTCTCTAATTGGCCAGGTGATGGTGGTCAATGTGGTGACAGACGAGTTCAATAAAAAAGTATGTAAAAGGAGATCAGATGTTTCTGCGACGCAACTTAGAAACCACCTGGAGGACCGATGCAGGCCGTGTTTCCCCCCCTTGTAGAAGCGGCTGGACGAAGAGCCCGATGGATCCGTCCACCCACTCCGTGTGACTTTGATCCTCAGAGAAGGAAGGCATGGTGGAGGACAGGGTGAGAGAAAAAGGAATGAGGTGTGAGGAGCAGATGGCTGGAAGGCGGCTGTGCGTTGGCGAAACACTAACATTGATGGAGAACACACAAGGGACGGACCTCAGTAGGGGAAACTAGCGATCGTCTGTTCAGTGCTAAAGTTATGGCTTGGTGTCGAAAGTCTGGATCTTCGGGCTCGTAGGCCAACGCTCATGACTCTACTGGACCTCTGTGATTCCACAGCCAAACTTTATTACATGCTCTGCCggaataaatacacaaaacctTGCCAGCTCTGTACTGTAAGAGACAGTGTGGAATATAATATTAcactgttattgttattttagtGCCAGTATACACATGGGTGTTTCAGAAGACGGCGAGGGCAGAATGAAGTCGGAAGGGCTGGGCTCCTCTGCCAGGCATAAGAAAAAATCTAATCTTCTGCTTTAAAAACTTAAATGTAAAtcaaaatgttggcatttttaaatgatacgtaaaaaaaaatttcttaGTGATTACAAGTCCAAGCTACCCTGATGGGTGCTTGGCTGCAGACCTTATTGCCAGGCAGCCAATGAAAGGGTCGTGTTCAGGTTACAGAATCTGACTCACCGGATGTGGACTGTGGGTAAAAGCCTGTCATTTGCCGACTATTTCAGTCTGCAGTCTCCTCCTTTCTGCATTATCAAAATCCCTGTCGCTATGGGAAACAACAACCTCGAGCTATAGCAACCTACATGCTGAAAATGGCAAGTTACCCGAAGCTGGTTGCTAACGGTACAAACTTAAACAAGCTAGCTGCTCTTACCTTTTCTTTTGCCGGGATTTAGATGGGGCACTGTTATAGCATCCTTAGCTCAACGCCACCCAAGAGGATTTAGATTGGTTAAAAGAAATACTAACCTGAGAACTTTTCTCCAGCTGGCCATGTGATACTATCTTACAGAAAGTTCAAGTTGGATATAGCAGCATGGTTTGGGATTTGGGGTCTGATGACTCAAGTGAAGGAGACTAAATCTGTTTGCACAATTTTGCACAATTCACAAAAACTTCGCATTTAAAAGGTGGAGGGGCGGAAGActatatttccattttaaattaTGTCCTTGAGCATTTTTACTGCTTTGTATGGCACTCAAGCTTTCACTGTAAATAAAGAAGTTTCTTACAACAGGCTACTTGTCCCCGTGCACACACTGCTCAGCCCTTCCAGGAAATCAAACACTCTGATTTGTCAAGTGTCAGCTTGAGTTGAGCTGAGGCGCACAAACTAACACTGAAATGAGCTGCCCTGGAAAGAAATATCTGGAATTCCTCTTAAATCATACAGCTCTGCTCGAGCCTCGGGCTCTCTCACAGAACCAGGGTGAATTGACATTGTTAGAAAGTCAAGTCCAGAAATGAGTCATGAGATGTAGCTGTGTGTGGCAGTGTGGAGTCCATTTAACCAGTCCTATATTAGAGAAAGGGTTGTAAAGCAGCTTGGCCAAATGTCCCAGACATTGTAATAGAATAATGAAGGAGCTTGCTGGGCCAGCTGTTACACTACTCCAACAGTCTCATAATAAGATTGCATCACCAATGTCAGTGATCGCTGCTTTTGCCCAACCCAGCCTGCAGACTTGGAGCAAAAGGAGCAGTTTGTGTAGGGAGATTAGAGGCCGAGTTCTTCTTGTACATAATTTGAAGTGTCATGTATGACCGGTAGTGGTGCGCTGGAGTCGGTAAAGCAGTATCCTTGCAAAAGCTGCCAGAGGCACTGAAAGCTAATGCAGCGATTTAGGTGCATTTGGAAGTTTCCATTATCAGTGAAGTGTATGTGCATTTTTCTAATGTGCCGTTGCCCCCGGCCCAGTGCTTGTCAGCTCTAGCTGGATAAGTCCATAGTATGGAACATCATCTCATATCCACTTCGTCCCATTGTGACACTAACTGTATCCCTGCCATTAACCCTTTTTGTGCACCAGTGCTTTTTGTATGACATTCTCAAGCCAACCTACCTTTTGCTGCAGTGTGATTTCATAATGTGATGCAGTATAGCTGTTTTCCACATTCAGAAAATGCTTTATTTGCATGACAATAAGACTTTTCTGTTGCTATAGAAGTCATAtggctctctctgtctctttctccctgtctctctccgtctccccctTTCCACTTCCCCTCTGCTCCCTCTTTACTCGCTCAAAGTGACTACATCATTAAGGAGAAGACAGTGCTCCTACAGAAGAAAGACAATGAGGGCTTTGGCTTTGTGCTTAGGGGAGCCAAAGGTGAGTCTTTTCTGCAAAATTCACCTCATATTTTTCTGTCTCTACAGGTTTTTTCAGTCTCAAATGCtctttttgctctctctctttaatcTTTCTATCCCTGCCCTCATTTTCCAACCCATGTTCTCGTTATCTGTGTCCCCTCATGCTCATCCTTCTCGTCttgtcctctgcagctcagACTCCCATAGAGGAGTTCACTCCGACGCCAGCGTTCCCCGCGCTGCAGTACCTGGAATCTGTCGATGAGGGGGGTGTGGCCTGGAGGGCGGGCCTGAGGATGGGGGATTTCCTCATCGAGGTGAGGACGAGATGTGTTTTGGACTAATACAGAAACACATGACTGATGCGCCTTACATTTCTGGGTCAACGTTGTTGTTGGGCAGTTGTTGTTGGCAGCAAGTCAATAACTGTTTCCGTTAAGAGTTCGGATGATTCACAAACCATACAGGAAGAACAAGATAACAAAGAACAATAAGGCAATACAGTATAACTTTTCCAGTGAAGGATTCAGATTCTACTCAGAATTTCCCCTCTAACAATTGCAACAGGTGCAGTCATGTTCCTCTGAGAGTATCAAAACTCATTCTGGGAATTGTGGGAAATTAAGAAGACATAGACCAGACAGGCTGTAGAAAAGTTGATACAGCAAAAACTAAACTTAATTCCAAAGGATCCTATAGGATGGAACGAACCGAACATCACAGATCAATGGTATCTGCAGGGTGGACAACAGACACACGATACAACACAATAGCATGCAGGAAATACCAATttgataaaacacatttaagaaaatggcaaaaatatGCTCTGCCTTTTTTCCTGGTACTGAACCTCCAGATGCAAGTGATGGGGGGAACTCATAGGATAGTAAGCTCCGCCAAGGAGGTTAGTAATTCACTCGATTacgtttgttggttggttggtttgtcagcacgATTACACAAAGAAAGTTAAATTATGATTGTAAGTTATGGGTGGTTTCAAATCTGGAGTGATACCGGGATATCAACTTCGATTTTGGATTAtccttgattgaattaaaggggactgttgggccttgatGAAGGTGTGCGCTCTACTAAGTGATATTTTAGTTCAGTGGTGGGACTTCTATTCGATCATTAAGCTCAGAAAAACTGGTAGTGAAAATTAAGCTtagaatattatattataatctTTAGAATCTAATATCATGCACGTTGCAAATATTCCTTAAACATTTGCATTTGCCCTTGTCGGCTATATCATTTAGATTATGGTCATATTGTACACGTTGTTCTTCTATTATCTTTGAATATATTACTGTCATTTTTCTATTTATCCTTCTTGACTTGAAGTacttctatttttatttatgtgcaCCCATATACCAACACTGATTCCTTGTATGTGAAAGCTCACTTGACAATCAGCCCAATTGTTATTCCGTTTCTAACTAATTATCAATATATTTTGAGGCAGTAAACAAGTTCATTTAAACAGATTATGAGGAAGTGGAGATGATGACTATCTTGATTTTAATGCTGAGGTAAAGGtagccaaacaaaacaaaagaagctTAATTGTAGCCTGGAGTGACTTTACAGTTCACTGACGGTCAATTTCAAGTTTTTGAACACAAATTACAACATCCTTCTATTCTCTGTTTGTCTTAAAAATAGATACTGATAATACAATAATTAATAATGGccacatttcttattttttgtaTCAAATAATCTGTTTTTAGTCATGCCAGCCTGTATTtattgaatcttttttttcctaccaCAACCTTCCTTGTGACTCCCATCTGTGCGATGTTTATGCCTCCCTGCAAAACTGATGGTCACAAATAGCTTGACCTCAGGAGATCCAGTGGACTATATAAATATCAAACCCTTTTAAAAGGTCTTATATTGTGTGATTCTTCCTTAAATGTGTATGCAAACTGCAGCTCCAGCCTAGTGCATCTGCTTGTTAAATGCAGCACATGGGTTTTGGGCGGACTGCATCACATCTGTGCCAGAATAACAGGCACAAAAATCTGGCACATGATGATTTTTATGATTGAggttttgatcatttttttttgtgcaaatacAAAGTATATTCTGTATTTTCTATGTAATGCATTTCAGAGGTGCTGAGAGGTTCTTGTTTTTGGCGTTGTTCATCGACAGAGCTAATGTCTGGCGATTTTGTACCTTTAAATGTCCCAGTATGTTGGCTTGAAAACTCAGTTCTAAAACTGATGATTGTCAGACCTTTTTTAAAGCTGACACATACTTCTAATTAGTATTCAACCTAATATGAGTCACTTATGTAGCTGCCCAAgcctttttgttttactgtagTTGCTGCCTGAACTGCTGCTGCACGCatccaaaaaactaaaaaaattaTTTGCAGTATGTTTGGAGCTAAATGATAGAAACATCTGCCAAACATGGGAAAGCTGTACTACCAAAGTGAACCAGTGATCACATGAAGACCTTCATTAAATCTTAACTCATAACTATATTTTGTATCTACTCCCTGCAACAAGAATTGTTAGTGATTTGTTTAAATTGATATTAATGCAACACATCAGCTCATTTAGCTCTTCTGCGTCTGTCAGGTGAACGGCCAGAATGTGGTGAAGGTTGGCCATCGGCAGGTGGTCAACATGATCCGACAGGGCGGCAACAGCCTAATGGTGAAAGTTGTGATGGTTGCTCGAAACCCTGAGCTGGAGGACACTGCTCGGAAGAGAGGTAGGAGTCACATTTTCCCTTTATGTAATTTCCATCGTATGTTTATGATGTGACGATAAAGCTGATTGCATGTTTACTTCACTCTTAAAGCCTGTTGCAATGTGGTCGTCATTGGTGACTGTATGTTTATACGAGAATACTAAACATTAAGTCTGTATTTGGCTGGGTTCCCTTGGCAGCCCCACAGCAGACTAAAAGACTGACTCCTCCTGCCATTGCCCTGCGCTCCAAGTCAATGACATCAGAGCTGGAAGACATGGGTAAGATGAAAGAGGGGACAAAGGACAGAATGCAGAGAAtaaagaggggaggggagatctgggaagaagttaaaaaataaattagatttgAGTCCCCCACAGTTTTtgtcttggggggggggggggggggggggggcggtcaCTCCTCTGCAGCATTATGGTACAACACCATGGCACTATTAGGGAAACACAGCATTAAATATTAACTAATTTGATGCAGAGAGCCAAGAAAATGATCCAGTATAGgtgtgatttcattttttttctttcattagcAATAGTTTGATGGGGAAGGAGCTTTTTGATTCATTTGCACTTTCGATATTCCCTGTGAAGAACAAAAGTGATAATTAAACGGTTAGGAGATACAAAAGCAATTGCATGTTGTGAAATGATACTTATCTGATGCCATCACTCataaactgctgtttgttttcactttctccTGCTGCATACAGTGGACAAAGGTGGGAGAATCATGGATTTGTGTGCTCTCATTATCATTTCCGTCCCCCATCACCATCCCTCTAATCACATCAGTATTCACACCATCACATGTGTCGGAGTATGTATTTCATCCTTTCATCTGCTCAATACACATGACAACACAGCAGTTCTAGTCACACCTAATTTCTGTTTCCCGAATTATGTATGCTACAGCTGCGTCTCCGTGGAAAAAGAAAGCAGGTGAATATCAGCCTTTATCATTACCCCAATCAGCCCCTGAGCTTTAATTAAAAGTCAGCCTGTTTGATGctgttctttttctcctccatttTCAGAATACGACTCCTCTCAGGGTCCTGATAAGAAGAGGACAGTTTATCAGATGGCACTAAGTATGAAATCACTCTTACCGCTCTTGTCATTCTGTAAAAAGGGTGTTTTTAAACCTTGGGGCTCACTTCAGTCCTCCTTTTCATGTTCCTTACTTTATTTTCTGCTCCCTCCTACTACTTCTCTACGTTTGTGTTCTGCCCTGCCCGTTTTCGGTCTGTGTTTTTTAGATAAACTGGATGAAATCTTGGCTGCTGCCCAACACACTATTACATCAGACAACCAGGGCCAGAGGGGTCATGGAGGCAAAAGGGACCGGAGCAAGAGTATTGTTCCCAACTCCAATGAGGTACAGCTGGGAATGGGAAGGAAATGATGGTTGTTGCCCTAAGTTTTGGTTCTGCTTAGATTTCagttttttctgcaaaatattAGCACTGCACAGTTGTGGACCAGATTCACATATAGAATACAACAGAGCTTCACTGCTGCTTCAGGATGTAGCACATATTTAGTCATGGATGTGACTAAtgcttgcaaaaaaaaaaaaagattcctaTCGATAACCagctttagcttttttttttagctcttcGTGTTCTCCTGCCCTCACTGCACTTTACAGAAAATGATTGACAATGGACCACCCACACCAAAACACGTTGAAATGCAAGTCAGGTTGTGTCCGTTCATTTATGCTGTTTTTCCTGATACACTATACTGTGACTGACAGGTTCTCcgttaacactttataataaccatcattattAAAGGtgtgatatgtaagaattttattttaaaacaaacaaaaaaaccttacTAAGATTATCAACTGGTGTTATTTCATAATATATCAGTTTGGTCTTATCCAAGGTTCCTGTGCTAGCTGTGTTGACACCAACACTCCCCAATTActctgagctcacagtcgacacgtACTAGAGTCAGCTTATAGACCTTTTTTCTTCTATCTTTactccctcctttttttcaaattctcATTTGCTcccttttcaaaatgtgtttcgACCCCTGAAGCAACCCTatgagcagcagccagcagtgAGTATGGTGCAGCATGGACCAGGTTTTGTCTACaatcaagctcattttcaaccAGGCCATGGTCAGCATGCAGTCATGATGCGTCAAAAATCTATTGGTAATTGTCAAGGAAAGATTTCTGCCTGTTCAATATGTGAGTGTCTGGTTTAAGTTTCTGTTCTGTAACCACCTGTGTTCTTGTTCTCAGGCGTAACCGAGGAAGAGAGGCAGTACCTTCACCCACCTGCTATGAAGCTAGCACGCAGCCTGTCAGTGCCGGGACCAGAGGAAATCCCCCCACCCCCTAACACATCAGCTCCGGAGCCACCTTTATCCGCAGGTCCTCATCCTGGGAGAGGACCTGCTATGCCCATTCCCCCAGTATCTCAAGCCCACTACCAACTCCACTCCCAGCCAGCTCATCCTAGTCAAGCAGGCTGGGAGAGGGGAGGACCTGGTGGGATGAACCAGCAGGTCATGGTCCCTACCCTCCGCAGACAATCAGAAGGACTGTGTATCAGAGAGCCGGAGGCACCCAGGAGAGGTGGTGGTAAGATGGGAGGGTTAAGGAGAGGCTACAGCAGCGCTACACCACCGACAAGTGCTAAGCCTAAGGCCCAACAGGCGCCACAACATCACCCGCACGTGACCAGCCGGGAGCAGGGTGGAGTGGTTGGCAGGGGGGTGGCCAGGAGGGGTGGTCGAGGTGCTCTCATGAAGCAATCAAAAGTGGAAGATGGGCTGAGACAGCACAAAGGAAAAGGGGGTGCACCTAAAGAAAAGAGCTCAATCCCCATCCCCACCATCATCGTCAAAGCACCCTCTACCAGCAGCAGTGGCCGTAGCAGCCAGGGCAGCAGCATGGAAGCTGAGCCCTCCCATGACACAGAAGACCCAACCTCAGCAGATGCAACTCAAGACAGCTCCAACACCAGTCTACCCTCACCACTCACTCCCTCACCACCTCAGCCACCTACATCCACTTCATTGCCGCCATCAACTGTTGCCCCACCTGTTTCCTCACAGCAAAATCTGGAAAATTTGGATTACACTTTGACATTTGGTTCGACCtttggtggtggaggtggaggaggaggaggggcacGCAGGGAAAGGGAACGTTTCAGAGATATGAGAAGAAAGAGcgcctctttcttcctctcgtCTGAGGAGGACATCCaaggagaggcaggaggaggagcaggggaaggaggagggccACTAGCGACTAGAGTTCAGCCTTTACAGGGCTCACAAATGGAAGTGCCCACTCCTCGTCTACGGCCCTCCAAGTCTATAGATGAGGGTATGTTTTCTGGAGACAGTTACGTCAACTATTCCAGCAGCATGCCCCCAGCCTTCGGCCTGCCTGAGTATTCTTCCCCTATCCTCAGTCAGGATGGCCAGCCAAAGTCAGCTCCCTCAATGTACGGCACCCAGCCCACTACTACCTTCATCCACCCACTTACAGGGAAAGTTTTGGATCCCTCATCCCCACTTGGCCTAGCTCTGGCTGCCAGAGAGAGGGCCCTAAAGGACGACCGCAGGACtcgcagagaggagagacacttTGGTCGACAGCTCTCAACAGTGGGAGCGTTCCCTACCCCAGTTCAGACCCCAACTCCTTCTCTTTTTGCAACCCCTACACAATCAACATACACTTCCCCAGTGTCCCTCCACCTAACCTCCCCCACTACTACCACCTCACCTGCATCTCTGAGCAGGCCACAGTCACCAAGGATATTACGTTTGGGAGGCGGAGGtggggagaggatggagagagagaaggagggaggaccCAGGGAGGGTCTTAGAGTTCGCTTTTCAGAGGACAGAACCAATCAGTATTCAACTCAGTATTACCCACAGAGCcccagggagagagaaagagataagGAAGTGTATGACCCCCGACCTGCTCCACCCATACAACCTCCTCCACCGCCTGCTCAACCTGCACCTCGCAGACCCTCATTTCTGCAGATGGAAAACACTCCCCACACCAGCTACATCCCTCAGTACACTGTCCCCACAGCCCCAGCACAGACGCATGACGCAATGGGAGAAACAAGAGCAGCGGCAGGTGGAGGGGGAGGTCTAGGACTCATGGTTCTACCCCCACCAGCTCCCTCAATAGATGTAGATGATGAGTTTGTCTTTGCAGACCCCTTGCCCCCTCCTTTACAGTTTGCAAATGGTAAGCATGAGAGAGTCCAGGAGTTTGCTCGGCAGCATCACCACCTGAATCAGCACTCTGCTGATGTTGCTCCACCTCTTCCACCGCCTCTTCCATCTGCAAAGTCCTCAAACGCTACCCAACCTTCTCAACAGGGCGGTGACTCTGCTGCCTCCAGCCTTACCTCCTACGACAGCGAGGTGGCCAACCTTACACAGTCGGCACTTTCTCCATCTTATCCGTCCCCACAGATATTTCCTTCCTCCACCGTCACCACCATCTCTTCTGCAGCTGTGTCTGCTCCATCACTACACAGACCCCAGCCCATGTCCCATTCTCACCCCTTTTACAGCAGCTCTAATGACTCCTCAGTAGGTGGTCACACCCCAGCCCAGGACAGAGGCACTGCCGCCCTCACCACCACCATGACCTATGCTACCACGACCATGACAGCCTCTTCTGCCGCATCCACCACCACAATCTCCCCATCATCCTCTGACTACAGCATGACCACAGCTGGGACCAAGGCTGGCCTCGGCACAGGGGGTAAAGCTGCTGACCACACTCAGCACCCTACTATTATACCCAAGAGTGGAGACTGGCAAGATGCGGTGGTGGATTCTGGGATTGAGGAGCTGGACAGTCACAGCAGTAGTGACCACCATTTAGAAATGCTGGGACTGAGTGGGCTTAGAGGAGAGAGGGGTGGGatcggaggaggaggagagggagagagaggaggtgagcaTCAGGATTCTTGCACAACCTACTCAGGTGGGCAAACATTTGAGGTGCACAGCGCCAAACTGGCAAACCCTGTGTTTCCAAAGATGACTCATTacaaggaggggggagggaggggtctGCCTGTAGCACTACGTAGGCAGAACAGCACCAACCCTGCTCCTTTGCAGCTGCATAGACAAAACAACCCAGAAGACGCCAGGATAGATGGAGCCCTTGCAGATGAAAGGAGGCGCAAGCAGAGTCGATCCAAAATGGAGGATGGCTTTAGCTCTGCTCTGGCTGCCTGCTTAGAGAGGCCCATGGACACTCGGTCAGTGGGCTGGGATGAGGTTGGGGAACATGAGCTGGGCGGAGTTGGAGTGCAGAGAGATGGTATGGTTCTGGATGGCCGCAGACTTCATTCACCACTTTCGGGCGTGAAGGCGAGCATTATCAATGAGCTGAGCTCCAAGCTGCAACAGATGAGTGGCATGAAGAGCATGGATGACTGGAGCCACACTCCGAAATCACCCACCATGCAcaggtttgttatttttcatcaaCAAGGACttgatacaaaataaaagttgcatattttttaaaaaaaaatttatttcgGGTTAAAGggttctttgtgtttgtctttcaggTATTCAGCGGATTACACTGATGCATTTCACAGCCCCCCTACTGGCCGCTCCACCTCACCATTGCCCACCTCCTCCCCACAGCATCGTCAGATCCTCACACCAAATCTGGCCACcccttctgtctctccttccCCTGCAGTCCCAGTTCAGCGCAACTGGACCCGCTCCCCATCTCCACAGATGCCGACCTCCCCAGTTCATGCACACCCTCCCCATTCCCCAACCTACTGCCCGTATCCAACGTCGCCAAAGCATCGGTCCAAGATGCGCAGGCAGACTTTTGATTTCCAGTGCAGTCCCACAAAGGAGATGCGGTCTTCAGTCTCTCGGCGCCGGGCTCCCAGCCCTCTTATCTATAGCACTGAACAGCCGAACCCCACACCTCCCAGACCTTCCTCTCTCCCCATCCTCCCCAGCACACCGGTCTACAACAACCCCTTCGACTTCCCTGGGCCCCTCACCCCTCCATCGCCTGGCCTCCCTTTAGGAGATACCTATAAGTCCTCAACTCCTCCGCTGTTCTCCCCATCTGGTGTGCCGAGTCAAAACCCCCTACTGGTCTCCCGCTCTCTCTCGCCAACACATTTCCTCTCTGGCGCCTCCTCCCCCATGCATTTGCCGCCCAGCCCGTCCTGTCTCAACTTTCCCCATCTCACCCCTCCTCCGCCAGCCAAACCCTTCGCTGTTAAGCCCCTGCCCTACTGGACCAAGTACGACGTGGCCGACTGGCTGGCTTACCTAAACCTGGGTGAACACAGAGAGCGTTTTATAGACAATGAGATAGACGGATCACATCTGCCTTCGCTCACTAAGGACGACTTCTTGGACCTCGGAGTGACACGTGTGGGACACCGGATGAACATCGAGAGGGCGCTGAAGAAACTCACTGACAGGTGAGGGAGGACTCTTGAAAACGTAGAGGCAACGAggtcaaaatgtgaaaaaggaagCGCCAGATGGTGAAGGAAAGTCAAAGTGTCTCATTCCTTCTAGAAACGTTAGCTGTGCCATCCCCTTTTTGTTTATTAGATGCGTATAATTTGATAAGTTATCTCATCTCCGCTCCATCCTCTTCTCTTTATTAACCTGTTTTATCAACCCTATTAAGTTTGCGTCGTCTTTATTTCATTTCCGCCCATTCTTATTCTTTCATTtgccctccttctctccccagGCGGCTCTCCTCTCCTTTGCATGTCACTGCTTCTCCCCGAGACACAGACTGAGAGTGAAGGGGTGATTCAAAGATGACAGAAAGGGAgacaaacaaaatgacaaagatgAACAATAACAGAAGATGTGCAAGAGAAGAAACATGGACATCAACAGGTTGTGTTGAACTGAGCCTAAGGGGAAAGTGTTTTCTTGCAATTTTGTTATACATGTAGAGAATATTGTTTATGAAATTTGTGAGAAAGAAAGGGTTTGAAGAGCTGAAGAGTATCATATGAAAATGACGCTCCTCAACTGAAAATATACTTTAAAACTTTTGATGGACAGGCATTTAATTAACACACCGATTTGTGCTGTAAAAgacaaacatatatatacacacacacacacacacacacactcatattctcacacacacactgacagatggATTCTCACACCATCTGCTGTCTAGCAGCAGTGAGAAAACTTCAGTCTGAGTtcaataaaagttaaaaagttgcTGCTTAAAGGGTAAACCCCAATAAAAATGTTGCTGGATGTGGGTGAGCCAGAAATACACAAGAGTCACATCCTAACATCAGTTTTCTAGCTTTAAGCAGATCAGAGTATCGGATGGCTGTGAATAGTGGAGCCAAAGTCAGAATATGAGAGAAAGGGTTTTGTTTGTAAATGATGATAGAAGAAAATGGTAGAAAACAATAGTATTCTTTTACATATTTGCCATATTCCCCCAAAGGGTGCCCCAATAAGCTTTGTATGTATGTACTTTGCGAGCACTAAATATATCTTACATGTTAAACGGGATTCACTATTAGTAGAACCATTTGTTTTGTACTAAGTGCTGATCGCAATCATTCATTTCAAACTGGTCAGGGTATTTATAACTGTTGAATTCAAGTTGTGCATAACGAGGACATACAAATATTGAGACAATATTGTTGTGAAATtaccttttattattttactgaTTGTTCTATAGAAGGAGAGGAATTTAAAAGGGTTTGCGAGTCACGTGAAACTGCAAATCATCTTTTCTTAGACTTTATTGGTGTTTATGGCCATAGCACAGGTCAAGGGATGGACCCATCCTCTTTTAATGCCATAATGTTGaccgctctctctcacacagcaggTGCAGTGATCAAAAAGGGCTTTTTACTGCTTCTCTGTCTGCCTGACTTCCTCAACCTTCAGCctctgtgagtctgtgtgtctgattcTGTGCGTGCGAGTGTTCGTCAGCCTGCGTTGG
Above is a genomic segment from Sparus aurata chromosome 20, fSpaAur1.1, whole genome shotgun sequence containing:
- the LOC115571060 gene encoding SH3 and multiple ankyrin repeat domains protein 1-like isoform X4, with translation MTGGRPPWEGQGGEVVKPAAIVVGRQRADRPLRPGNLGNRGIAYMTNQAPLHHQLANKQQQNLIAANQQPHHPGLNALQKRRALMERSMTTMVPLEDTFLTMMVFRIGIPDIKQTRCLQFDLDCTVWIAKQQIICSLSESLWDAYNYGLFQPAGDGRDAKFLEEERALRDYSQSFEKGVPYLEFRYKTRVYKQTNLDEKALSKLSTKASMKKFLDYVQAGTVDKMAKVLEKGLDPNFHDPDSGETPLSVAVQSGLPVEGIRVLVQGGAHLDFRNREGFTALHKAVRAHNHAGLLVLLSLGASPNYKDRCGLTPLYHTVLTGGDTTCCETLLYYRARLGTRDENGWEESHQHRDEEEFGMEEIHKACQHGFAQHLEHLLFYGADTASQNASGNTALHISALYNKESCVRVLLYRGANKEAKNKHGQTPFQLAIMSGHFELGEIIKNHKDSDIVPFLESPKYVPKRKESAHTLPLPSLHSHPLLRANSDNTMSQSDPLAPPNKAATNPNPGQGQRRASIGMRSSSSPRTRTRSPSRGRGGQSDTEERHRQPRGRQGATSAGSGGGQMKRMYSAVPGRVYVATRGHSASGDRELSLSKGDKVKVLSVGEGGYWEGTVKGRTGWFPSDCVEEVAGPTKDNRTETRSEKAKRKLFRNVTVGAYDGTDGPSDYIIKEKTVLLQKKDNEGFGFVLRGAKAQTPIEEFTPTPAFPALQYLESVDEGGVAWRAGLRMGDFLIEVNGQNVVKVGHRQVVNMIRQGGNSLMVKVVMVARNPELEDTARKRAPQQTKRLTPPAIALRSKSMTSELEDMVDKAASPWKKKAEYDSSQGPDKKRTVYQMALNKLDEILAAAQHTITSDNQGQRGHGGKRDRSKSIVPNSNEQPYEQQPAVSMVQHGPGFVYNQAHFQPGHGQHAVMMRQKSIGVTEEERQYLHPPAMKLARSLSVPGPEEIPPPPNTSAPEPPLSAGPHPGRGPAMPIPPVSQAHYQLHSQPAHPSQAGWERGGPGGMNQQVMVPTLRRQSEGLCIREPEAPRRGGGKMGGLRRGYSSATPPTSAKPKAQQAPQHHPHVTSREQGGVVGRGVARRGGRGALMKQSKVEDGLRQHKGKGGAPKEKSSIPIPTIIVKAPSTSSSGRSSQGSSMEAEPSHDTEDPTSADATQDSSNTSLPSPLTPSPPQPPTSTSLPPSTVAPPVSSQQNLENLDYTLTFGSTFGGGGGGGGGARRERERFRDMRRKSASFFLSSEEDIQGEAGGGAGEGGGPLATRVQPLQGSQMEVPTPRLRPSKSIDEGMFSGDSYVNYSSSMPPAFGLPEYSSPILSQDGQPKSAPSMYGTQPTTTFIHPLTGKVLDPSSPLGLALAARERALKDDRRTRREERHFGRQLSTVGAFPTPVQTPTPSLFATPTQSTYTSPVSLHLTSPTTTTSPASLSRPQSPRILRLGGGGGERMEREKEGGPREGLRVRFSEDRTNQYSTQYYPQSPRERERDKEVYDPRPAPPIQPPPPPAQPAPRRPSFLQMENTPHTSYIPQYTVPTAPAQTHDAMGETRAAAGGGGGLGLMVLPPPAPSIDVDDEFVFADPLPPPLQFANGKHERVQEFARQHHHLNQHSADVAPPLPPPLPSAKSSNATQPSQQGGDSAASSLTSYDSEVANLTQSALSPSYPSPQIFPSSTVTTISSAAVSAPSLHRPQPMSHSHPFYSSSNDSSVGGHTPAQDRGTAALTTTMTYATTTMTASSAASTTTISPSSSDYSMTTAGTKAGLGTGGKAADHTQHPTIIPKSGDWQDAVVDSGIEELDSHSSSDHHLEMLGLSGLRGERGGIGGGGEGERGGEHQDSCTTYSGGQTFEVHSAKLANPVFPKMTHYKEGGGRGLPVALRRQNSTNPAPLQLHRQNNPEDARIDGALADERRRKQSRSKMEDGFSSALAACLERPMDTRSVGWDEVGEHELGGVGVQRDGMVLDGRRLHSPLSGVKASIINELSSKLQQMSGMKSMDDWSHTPKSPTMHRYSADYTDAFHSPPTGRSTSPLPTSSPQHRQILTPNLATPSVSPSPAVPVQRNWTRSPSPQMPTSPVHAHPPHSPTYCPYPTSPKHRSKMRRQTFDFQCSPTKEMRSSVSRRRAPSPLIYSTEQPNPTPPRPSSLPILPSTPVYNNPFDFPGPLTPPSPGLPLGDTYKSSTPPLFSPSGVPSQNPLLVSRSLSPTHFLSGASSPMHLPPSPSCLNFPHLTPPPPAKPFAVKPLPYWTKYDVADWLAYLNLGEHRERFIDNEIDGSHLPSLTKDDFLDLGVTRVGHRMNIERALKKLTDRRLSSPLHVTASPRDTD